A genomic window from Luteolibacter rhizosphaerae includes:
- a CDS encoding DUF2200 domain-containing protein: MAEKPPHRIYQMPFASVYPHYIAKAEKKGREKSEVDTIIRWLTGYTQKQFETHLRKETDFENFFQKAPAMNPARTQIKGLICGIRVEDIQEPLMREIRYLDKLIDELAKGKAMEKILRS, encoded by the coding sequence ATGGCAGAAAAACCTCCGCATCGCATCTACCAAATGCCCTTCGCCAGCGTCTACCCCCACTACATCGCCAAGGCCGAGAAGAAAGGCCGCGAGAAGTCCGAGGTCGACACCATCATCCGCTGGCTCACCGGCTACACCCAGAAGCAGTTCGAAACTCACCTTAGAAAGGAAACCGACTTCGAAAACTTCTTCCAGAAGGCACCCGCCATGAACCCCGCCCGCACCCAGATCAAAGGCCTCATCTGCGGCATCCGTGTCGAAGACATCCAGGAGCCCCTCATGCGAGAGATCCGCTACCTCGACAAACTCATCGACGAACTCGCCAAGGGCAAAGCCATGGAAAAGATCCTCCGCTCATAG
- a CDS encoding endo-1,4-beta-xylanase, with protein sequence MIRFPTHAIAAVAALALLSTRATAEEAALRSVFQDDFLIGVALGSRVVGGRQAEAETLAARQFSSLTPENEMKWQALHPAPGRYHFEAADAFVAFARRHQMQLVGHALVWHSQTPAWVFQDKDGQALGRDALLARMREHIHTVVGRYRGKVKGWDVVNEALSDGGPDLLRDSPWRRIIGDDYLDHAFRYAREADPQAELYYNDYGLEDPRKRENCLKLLRGLRERGIPVDGVGTQSHFHLHHPPLPEVEKTITALAGLGLKVMVTELDVDVLPSRGDPGIADINRREKAEPALDPYPGPLPDPIQEVLARRYAGLFQVYLRHRDAITRVTFWGLDDGRTWLNHFPIRGRTNHPLLFDRALKPKPAFHAILALKGSSPPSETGK encoded by the coding sequence ATGATCCGCTTTCCGACCCACGCCATCGCCGCAGTCGCCGCGCTCGCATTGCTGTCCACCCGCGCCACCGCGGAGGAGGCCGCCCTGCGCTCGGTGTTTCAAGACGACTTCTTGATCGGTGTGGCTCTCGGCAGCCGCGTGGTCGGGGGTCGGCAAGCGGAGGCGGAGACACTCGCCGCCCGCCAGTTCTCCTCGCTCACCCCGGAGAATGAGATGAAATGGCAGGCCCTCCATCCCGCCCCGGGCCGGTACCACTTCGAGGCCGCGGATGCCTTCGTCGCCTTCGCCCGGCGGCATCAGATGCAGCTCGTCGGCCACGCCCTGGTCTGGCATAGTCAGACTCCCGCCTGGGTCTTCCAAGACAAGGACGGCCAAGCGCTGGGCCGCGACGCATTGCTCGCCCGCATGCGCGAGCACATCCACACCGTCGTCGGTCGCTACCGGGGAAAGGTCAAGGGCTGGGATGTCGTCAATGAAGCGCTCTCCGATGGCGGCCCCGACCTCCTCCGCGATTCCCCGTGGCGTCGCATCATCGGCGATGACTACCTCGACCACGCCTTCCGCTACGCCCGCGAGGCGGACCCGCAGGCCGAGCTCTACTACAACGACTACGGCCTGGAAGACCCGCGGAAACGGGAGAACTGCCTCAAGCTCCTGCGCGGCCTCCGCGAGCGCGGCATCCCTGTCGATGGCGTCGGCACCCAGTCCCATTTCCACCTGCATCACCCGCCGCTCCCGGAAGTCGAAAAGACCATCACGGCCCTCGCCGGTCTCGGCCTGAAGGTCATGGTCACCGAGCTCGATGTGGATGTCCTTCCCTCCCGCGGCGATCCGGGGATTGCCGACATCAACCGCCGCGAAAAAGCCGAGCCTGCGCTCGATCCCTACCCCGGTCCCCTCCCCGATCCGATCCAGGAAGTGCTCGCCCGCCGCTATGCCGGATTGTTCCAAGTTTACCTCCGCCATCGCGACGCCATCACCCGCGTCACCTTCTGGGGCCTCGACGATGGCCGCACCTGGCTGAACCACTTCCCCATCCGCGGCCGCACGAATCATCCCCTCCTCTTCGACCGCGCCCTCAAGCCGAAGCCCGCTTTCCACGCGATCCTCGCGCTTAAGGGCTCCTCTCCGCCCTCAGAAACGGGGAAGTGA
- the tnpA gene encoding IS200/IS605 family transposase: protein MPQSFSAVYLHVVFSTKSRAPYLADKELRTHLHRYLAGISQNLDCPTLLIGGVEDHVHLLARHSRTISQSDWIKELKRASSLWIKTDHPALRDFAWQSGYGVFSVSISQLDKVQAYIANQEEHHRKQSFQDEFRAMLKKHHIDWDEKYVWD, encoded by the coding sequence ATGCCCCAATCCTTCTCCGCCGTTTATCTCCACGTCGTCTTCTCGACCAAATCGAGAGCACCCTATCTCGCCGACAAAGAGCTCCGGACCCACCTCCACCGTTATCTGGCGGGGATCTCCCAAAACCTCGATTGCCCCACGCTTCTCATTGGCGGCGTGGAAGATCATGTACATCTCCTCGCTCGCCACTCCCGGACGATTTCCCAATCCGATTGGATCAAGGAACTGAAACGCGCATCAAGCCTGTGGATCAAAACCGACCACCCCGCACTCCGCGATTTCGCGTGGCAATCTGGTTACGGAGTCTTCTCGGTGAGCATCTCCCAATTGGACAAAGTCCAAGCATACATCGCCAACCAAGAGGAGCATCATCGGAAGCAGAGCTTCCAAGACGAGTTCCGCGCGATGTTGAAAAAGCACCACATTGACTGGGACGAAAAATACGTCTGGGACTAA
- a CDS encoding NUDIX hydrolase, whose amino-acid sequence MSSPPQAPPPPSARLASRIILLDDRNRILLLRACEPATRHIFWLMPGGGLDPGETFEQAALRELHEETGITAPIGPCVWYRRHLHLWNGRESDQFEKFFLVRIPSATDIVPPQPDSYISDHRWWTLSELTGTTDDFAPRQLPRLLPPILRGDIPSDPLDCGI is encoded by the coding sequence ATGTCGAGCCCCCCTCAAGCGCCCCCGCCACCTTCCGCCCGCCTCGCCTCCCGCATCATCCTCCTCGATGACCGGAACCGCATCCTGCTCCTCCGCGCCTGCGAGCCCGCCACCCGGCATATCTTCTGGCTCATGCCCGGCGGCGGCCTCGATCCCGGCGAGACTTTCGAACAAGCCGCTCTCCGCGAACTCCACGAGGAAACCGGCATCACCGCCCCCATCGGCCCCTGCGTCTGGTATCGCCGCCACCTGCACCTCTGGAACGGCCGCGAGTCCGACCAGTTCGAGAAGTTCTTCCTCGTCCGCATCCCCTCCGCCACGGACATCGTCCCACCCCAACCTGATAGCTACATCAGCGACCATCGTTGGTGGACTCTCTCCGAATTGACCGGCACCACCGACGACTTCGCCCCGCGGCAACTCCCCCGCCTGCTCCCTCCCATCCTCCGTGGTGATATCCCCTCCGACCCTCTCGATTGCGGCATCTAA